The following proteins are co-located in the Paludibaculum fermentans genome:
- a CDS encoding ATP-binding protein encodes MITEAELIELLADLESFRVERTVAIADTAKFSQAVCAFANDMPASGLPGYLLIGADDKTGAPSGLEVTDELLRNLAGLSSDGNILPAPALMVYRVTLGSGLGEIAVVEVQPSDLPPVRYRGQTWIRRGPRKGIANEAEESILIERRTAAARTFDAQACPGSGLADLALDLFTNTYRPLAIDAETIAENHRPIEHQLASLRFFDLSRNYPTYAGLVLFAKDLAAWLPNAYVQYVRFRGAKMDDDILVEKRFQGDLLSVVRDLAAYVQLITDYRPVRSSPLEETMVADYPEVAVRELLMNAVLHRSYEVPSPVRFYQYSDRIEIQNPGPLYGIARPENFPTQTSYRNPVLAEAMKTLGVVNRFGRGVVRAQAALARSGNPPAEFIFGDLHFGATIRART; translated from the coding sequence ATGATCACTGAAGCCGAACTGATCGAACTGCTAGCCGACCTGGAGTCGTTTCGGGTGGAGCGCACGGTGGCAATAGCCGACACGGCAAAGTTCAGCCAGGCGGTTTGCGCGTTCGCTAATGACATGCCCGCATCTGGACTTCCAGGCTACCTGTTAATTGGTGCCGACGACAAAACTGGAGCACCGTCTGGCCTGGAAGTGACAGACGAGTTGCTGCGAAATCTGGCCGGGCTAAGTTCCGACGGCAACATTCTTCCTGCTCCCGCACTGATGGTCTATCGTGTGACACTCGGATCCGGTTTGGGCGAGATAGCGGTCGTAGAGGTACAACCTTCAGACCTCCCTCCTGTGCGGTACAGGGGGCAGACATGGATTAGGCGTGGTCCGCGAAAGGGCATAGCCAATGAGGCGGAAGAGTCGATTCTGATCGAGCGCCGCACCGCGGCCGCGAGGACATTCGATGCTCAAGCCTGCCCCGGGTCGGGCCTTGCTGACTTGGCGCTAGACCTCTTTACGAACACCTACCGACCGCTGGCGATTGACGCAGAGACGATTGCTGAGAACCACCGCCCGATCGAGCACCAATTGGCGTCATTGCGCTTTTTCGACCTGTCACGCAACTATCCAACCTATGCAGGACTGGTTCTATTTGCCAAGGATCTGGCCGCGTGGCTGCCGAACGCATATGTCCAATACGTGCGCTTCCGAGGCGCGAAAATGGACGATGATATTCTCGTTGAGAAGCGATTTCAGGGCGATCTGCTTTCGGTGGTGCGGGATCTCGCCGCCTATGTGCAATTGATCACAGATTATCGTCCGGTGCGCAGTTCTCCGCTGGAAGAAACGATGGTCGCTGACTATCCGGAGGTGGCCGTTCGAGAATTGTTGATGAACGCAGTGCTGCACCGATCGTACGAAGTCCCCTCGCCGGTTCGATTTTACCAGTATTCCGACCGAATTGAGATTCAGAATCCAGGTCCTCTCTACGGCATTGCACGCCCAGAGAACTTCCCGACGCAAACCAGCTATCGGAACCCGGTTCTAGCCGAAGCGATGAAGACACTCGGAGTGGTGAATCGCTTTGGGCGGGGAGTGGTCCGAGCTCAGGCAGCGCTCGCGCGAAGCGGCAACCCGCCAGCAGAGTTTATTTTTGGGGATCTGCACTTCGGCGCAACTATCCGAGCACGGACATGA
- a CDS encoding 5-methylcytosine restriction system specificity protein McrC, translating to MTKSAIELFGSKNSADPQAQAARLSELFIRQNLPIFQLLQVDVQRDFDGSDVLLNIESHSAVGAVPLRSPLTSKNDFGLVVQPRFPWAGIGPMLAEMGWLISPTPLKLPLLKRSERRVPLWVLSYMVLTRFKALLDKLERRFEVTKETRSSPRGRIEWTEYVTREMPRGRFLAVPCTFPDLRDDRLLKGAIRFAVEKQLRSLETQSGQGSFVHRLIAFAEALLQRVRDVAGRRPGVGEVQNWLRRPLRADAFLEGLQAVDWTIDERGLAGSSDLEGIPWTMPMEQFFEAWVETIVRSVAQRTGGVLRTGRKRETVAPIAWDPPYVGSQRSLVPDLILETEDTAIIVDAKYKRHWEEMQVGDWRGQTDELREEHRADVLQVLAYANLVSAREVVCCLVYPCSMTTWASLERRGRLFHQSELPNRGRRVRLWLTAVPMAGVAEEVAGQLGEHLRRIRELSFPREAPTVC from the coding sequence GTGACCAAGTCGGCGATCGAGTTGTTTGGGAGCAAGAACTCAGCCGACCCGCAGGCGCAGGCAGCGCGGCTTTCGGAGCTGTTCATCCGTCAGAATCTGCCGATCTTTCAGTTGCTGCAGGTGGATGTACAGAGGGACTTCGATGGCTCCGATGTCCTGCTCAACATCGAATCGCACAGCGCGGTGGGGGCTGTTCCGTTGCGATCTCCGCTGACCTCTAAGAATGACTTCGGTTTGGTCGTCCAGCCGCGATTCCCCTGGGCGGGCATTGGGCCGATGCTGGCCGAGATGGGGTGGCTGATCAGCCCGACTCCATTGAAGCTGCCGCTGCTGAAGCGGTCGGAGCGACGGGTGCCTCTGTGGGTCCTCTCGTACATGGTGCTGACCCGGTTCAAGGCGCTGCTGGACAAGTTGGAGCGCCGGTTTGAGGTGACCAAGGAGACCAGGTCGAGTCCGAGGGGCCGGATCGAATGGACCGAGTATGTGACGCGTGAGATGCCACGGGGGCGTTTCCTGGCGGTACCGTGCACGTTCCCTGATCTTCGGGATGACCGGCTTTTGAAAGGCGCCATCCGGTTCGCGGTGGAGAAGCAACTCCGGTCACTTGAGACGCAATCGGGGCAAGGGTCGTTTGTGCACCGGTTGATTGCTTTCGCGGAGGCGCTATTGCAGCGGGTTCGAGATGTGGCGGGCCGGCGGCCGGGCGTCGGGGAAGTCCAGAACTGGTTACGACGACCGTTGCGGGCGGATGCCTTTCTGGAGGGGTTGCAGGCGGTCGATTGGACAATTGATGAACGGGGTCTGGCCGGCAGCAGTGATCTGGAGGGCATCCCGTGGACCATGCCGATGGAGCAGTTCTTCGAGGCGTGGGTGGAGACGATTGTCCGTTCGGTGGCTCAGCGTACCGGGGGCGTGCTCCGCACTGGCCGTAAGAGGGAGACGGTGGCTCCGATTGCCTGGGATCCGCCTTATGTGGGTTCACAGCGGTCGTTGGTACCGGATCTGATCCTGGAGACGGAGGACACGGCCATCATTGTCGATGCCAAGTACAAGCGGCATTGGGAGGAGATGCAGGTAGGCGACTGGCGGGGCCAGACCGATGAACTGCGGGAAGAGCACCGAGCGGATGTATTGCAGGTGCTGGCGTACGCCAATCTGGTGAGCGCTCGGGAGGTCGTCTGTTGTCTGGTGTATCCGTGTTCCATGACGACATGGGCCTCGCTGGAGAGGCGGGGGCGGCTGTTTCACCAGTCGGAGCTTCCGAATCGGGGGCGGCGGGTTCGGTTGTGGTTGACGGCGGTGCCTATGGCTGGAGTGGCTGAGGAGGTTGCGGGGCAATTGGGAGAGCACTTGCGGAGGATCAGAGAATTGTCATTCCCGCGAGAAGCACCGACGGTGTGTTAA
- a CDS encoding McrB family protein, with product MAALLDLMFEERGHSPLKEFEAESDGIQSAWFSQLMPKTDENQVVDLLNHRRFVVLQGPPGTGKTRMARRILEGRYAGFGRSIQFHPGTTYENFIGGLAPVHGVEDGGAGLGFRFAPKPGFLIEAAAQAAEKDAPYLLHIDEINRADLGKILGEAIYLFESKQESRREIDLPYDFGAPFHGRLHLPENLHVLGTMNSSDRSIAILDVAVRRRFAFLSLWPSLAVVEEHGCKTMSDAFKDLLSIFVEHAPDEALALVPGHSYFLDKDEAQARVSLRTSLAPLLDEYLAQGYVSGFAESIRGYMQWLESL from the coding sequence GTGGCCGCGCTGCTCGACCTGATGTTTGAGGAGCGGGGCCACTCTCCGCTGAAAGAGTTCGAGGCCGAGTCGGATGGCATACAGTCGGCGTGGTTTTCGCAGTTGATGCCGAAGACGGATGAGAACCAGGTGGTTGACCTGTTGAACCACCGCCGATTTGTGGTGTTGCAGGGTCCTCCAGGAACTGGCAAGACGCGGATGGCACGGCGAATTCTGGAGGGACGGTATGCCGGGTTCGGTCGCTCCATTCAATTTCACCCTGGCACCACCTATGAGAACTTCATTGGAGGGTTGGCTCCGGTTCATGGGGTCGAGGACGGGGGCGCCGGGCTCGGATTTCGATTCGCGCCGAAGCCCGGCTTTTTGATCGAGGCCGCCGCGCAGGCTGCGGAAAAGGACGCGCCCTATCTGCTGCATATCGATGAGATCAACCGGGCGGACCTGGGGAAGATTCTGGGAGAAGCGATCTATCTGTTCGAGTCGAAGCAGGAATCACGGCGCGAGATCGATCTACCGTACGATTTTGGCGCGCCTTTCCACGGGCGGCTGCATCTGCCAGAGAACCTGCATGTTCTGGGTACGATGAACAGTTCGGATCGGAGTATCGCGATCCTGGATGTCGCGGTGCGCCGACGATTCGCGTTCCTGTCGCTGTGGCCGAGCCTTGCTGTTGTCGAAGAACATGGCTGCAAAACGATGTCAGACGCTTTCAAGGATCTGCTCTCCATCTTTGTGGAGCACGCTCCGGATGAGGCGCTGGCGCTTGTGCCCGGTCATTCGTATTTCCTGGACAAAGATGAGGCACAAGCGCGCGTCAGTCTGCGGACCAGCCTGGCCCCCTTGCTTGATGAGTACCTGGCGCAAGGTTACGTGAGTGGGTTTGCCGAGTCGATTCGGGGGTACATGCAGTGGCTGGAAAGCCTGTAG
- a CDS encoding carboxymuconolactone decarboxylase family protein codes for MKERMNYAKASPEVYQSMLGLHHYLENCGLDKKLMDLVYLRASQINGCAFCIDMHWKDLRAMGVSEQDLCMLSAWHEWPAFTERERAALQWTESVTLLTEGFVPDAVYETARAHFSETELAQLTLAVVAINGWNRLNVAFRKPAGAYQPQAAAASVPSPV; via the coding sequence ATGAAAGAACGAATGAACTACGCAAAGGCGTCGCCCGAGGTCTACCAATCGATGCTCGGGCTCCACCACTATCTGGAAAACTGCGGTCTGGACAAGAAGTTGATGGACTTGGTCTACCTCCGGGCCTCCCAGATCAACGGCTGCGCCTTCTGCATCGACATGCACTGGAAGGACCTGCGAGCCATGGGCGTCAGCGAGCAGGACCTCTGCATGCTCAGCGCCTGGCATGAGTGGCCGGCCTTCACGGAAAGGGAGCGCGCCGCCCTGCAGTGGACCGAGTCGGTCACCCTACTGACCGAAGGCTTCGTCCCGGACGCTGTCTACGAAACAGCCCGGGCTCACTTCTCGGAAACGGAGCTCGCCCAGCTCACCCTGGCCGTAGTAGCCATCAACGGCTGGAACCGCCTGAACGTAGCCTTCCGCAAACCCGCCGGAGCCTACCAACCCCAGGCCGCCGCCGCCTCGGTGCCCTCCCCCGTCTAA
- a CDS encoding hybrid sensor histidine kinase/response regulator translates to MVDTAVDGVILIGAHGDILMFNPACERLFGYSREEVVGQNVKVLMPSPFHEEHDRYLDNYHRTGERKIIGIGREVIGRRKDGTTFPMDLSVGEAVQDGASIFVGIIHDLTERERNERKVAEAAARLRAVVDTAVDGVILIGSKGDIQMFNPACERLFGYSRQEVIGQNVKMLMPSPFHEEHDHYLDNYHRTRDPKIIGIGREVVGRRKDGTTFPMDLSVGEAEQHGEPIFVGIIHDLTERKRTEEQLVQAQKMETVGQLSGGIAHDFNNLLTVMIGNAELLAEKLRARPDLRQFCETVINAGERGAELTRRLLAFSRRQALQPVTLDCGRLLEGMRVILRRTLREDIDIQANIDGQLTRAFADPAQLESAILNLALNAQDAMPEGGTLTISATNATLDPRYQDEHPEVLPGGYVLIQVTDDGMGMPAEVRERVFEPFFTTKEVGKGSGLGLSMVYGFIKQSNGHVAIYSEPSLGTNVKLYLPIAKNLDREAPPEEPEAEVPRGSGTILVVEDDPFVRGYAVGSLESLGFRVVVAADGREALAKLASQGPEIDILFSDVVMPGGISGWELAERAQALKPTLRILLTSGYPLETMNSRVPHIARWAILNKPYRKADLGRRLSQILEAG, encoded by the coding sequence GTGGTCGATACTGCTGTCGACGGAGTGATTCTCATCGGCGCCCATGGCGACATCCTGATGTTCAACCCCGCTTGCGAGAGGTTGTTCGGATACTCCCGTGAGGAGGTTGTCGGGCAAAACGTCAAAGTGCTGATGCCCTCGCCGTTCCACGAGGAGCACGACCGTTACCTCGACAACTACCACCGGACGGGCGAACGGAAGATCATCGGCATCGGGCGCGAGGTGATCGGCCGCCGCAAGGACGGCACGACGTTCCCGATGGACCTATCCGTCGGCGAGGCGGTGCAGGACGGCGCCTCGATCTTTGTGGGCATCATCCACGACCTGACCGAGCGGGAGCGCAACGAGCGCAAGGTGGCGGAGGCCGCCGCCCGGCTGCGCGCCGTGGTGGATACCGCCGTGGACGGCGTGATCCTGATCGGCTCCAAGGGCGACATCCAGATGTTCAACCCCGCGTGCGAGCGCCTATTCGGCTACAGCCGCCAGGAGGTGATCGGCCAGAACGTCAAGATGCTGATGCCCTCACCGTTTCACGAGGAGCACGACCACTACCTGGACAACTATCACCGGACGCGGGATCCGAAGATCATCGGCATCGGCCGTGAGGTGGTGGGCCGCCGCAAGGACGGCACCACGTTCCCGATGGACCTCTCGGTGGGTGAGGCCGAGCAGCACGGCGAGCCGATCTTCGTCGGCATCATCCACGACCTGACGGAGCGGAAGCGCACCGAGGAGCAACTGGTCCAGGCCCAGAAGATGGAGACCGTGGGCCAGCTTTCCGGCGGCATCGCCCACGACTTCAACAACCTGCTGACCGTCATGATCGGCAATGCCGAACTGCTGGCCGAGAAGCTGCGGGCGCGGCCCGACCTGCGCCAGTTCTGCGAGACCGTCATCAACGCCGGGGAGCGCGGCGCGGAACTGACGCGCCGGCTGCTGGCCTTCAGCCGCCGGCAGGCGCTGCAGCCGGTGACCCTCGACTGCGGCCGGCTGCTGGAAGGGATGCGCGTGATCCTGCGCCGTACGCTGCGCGAGGATATCGACATCCAGGCCAACATCGACGGCCAGCTGACGCGGGCCTTTGCCGACCCGGCGCAACTGGAATCGGCCATCCTGAACCTCGCCCTGAACGCGCAGGACGCGATGCCGGAGGGCGGCACGCTGACGATCTCGGCGACGAACGCGACGCTCGACCCGCGCTACCAGGACGAACATCCGGAGGTGCTGCCCGGCGGGTACGTCCTGATCCAGGTGACGGACGACGGGATGGGCATGCCGGCCGAGGTGAGGGAGCGTGTGTTCGAGCCGTTCTTCACCACCAAGGAGGTGGGGAAGGGCAGCGGCCTGGGCCTGAGCATGGTGTATGGATTCATCAAGCAATCCAACGGTCATGTGGCCATCTACAGCGAGCCGTCGCTGGGTACGAACGTGAAGCTGTACCTGCCGATTGCGAAGAACCTCGACCGGGAGGCCCCGCCGGAGGAGCCGGAAGCGGAAGTTCCTCGCGGGTCCGGCACCATCCTGGTGGTGGAGGACGATCCCTTTGTCCGCGGGTATGCGGTGGGGAGCCTGGAGAGCCTCGGGTTCCGGGTGGTAGTGGCCGCCGACGGGCGGGAGGCCCTGGCGAAGCTGGCCAGTCAAGGGCCGGAGATCGACATCCTGTTCTCGGATGTGGTGATGCCCGGCGGCATCAGCGGCTGGGAGCTGGCGGAGCGGGCGCAGGCGCTGAAGCCCACGCTGCGGATTTTGCTGACGTCCGGGTATCCCCTGGAAACGATGAACAGCCGGGTGCCGCACATTGCGCGGTGGGCGATCCTGAACAAGCCGTACCGGAAGGCCGATCTGGGCCGGCGGTTGAGCCAGATTCTGGAGGCGGGGTGA
- a CDS encoding arabinose transporter — MQSFTDGPAPAREESRHLLGAETESRPANSTTSAVLPPFLARLAASAFLCYLTVGIPLPVLSLYVHDTLGFGDFAVGTVVGIQFAATVLTRKYAGTRSDLHGARGAVMRGLAISSLAGFCYLAAVLVPGSAWTKLMVLIAGRLILGAGESLMITGTLTWGIALAGQSRAGRVMSWTGMAVYGALALGSPIGLAIHSRYGFGAVACTVTLLPLLAMAVIRNVERAPTRAVRQPVPFRQVVVSVLRPGGVLALQGAGFGSIGAFISLYFLSQNWWGAGLALSAFGGAFVLVRLLFGHLPDRLGGYRVAWVSLLVETVGQLLLWKAQGPLTALAGAAITGLGCSLMFPALGTEVVRIAKEESRGAALGAFAAFQDVSYAITGPIMGIVATHAGYASIFLGGAALAVAGAVLAYPRENVAGAALPVAEEIAG, encoded by the coding sequence ATGCAATCGTTTACTGATGGCCCTGCGCCGGCCCGCGAAGAGAGCCGGCACTTGCTAGGCGCTGAAACGGAGTCCAGGCCGGCCAATTCAACTACATCTGCCGTACTCCCCCCCTTCCTGGCACGGCTCGCCGCATCGGCCTTTCTCTGCTATCTCACGGTAGGGATTCCTCTGCCCGTGCTGTCGCTTTACGTCCACGACACCCTGGGCTTTGGCGACTTCGCGGTCGGCACCGTGGTGGGCATCCAGTTCGCGGCCACCGTCCTGACCCGCAAGTACGCCGGCACCCGATCGGACCTGCACGGCGCCCGGGGCGCGGTCATGCGCGGCCTCGCCATCTCCAGCCTGGCAGGCTTCTGCTACCTCGCCGCGGTGCTGGTGCCGGGCTCCGCCTGGACCAAGCTGATGGTCCTGATTGCCGGCCGCCTGATCCTCGGCGCCGGCGAGAGCCTGATGATCACCGGCACTCTCACCTGGGGCATCGCCCTGGCGGGCCAGTCGCGGGCCGGACGAGTGATGTCCTGGACCGGCATGGCGGTCTACGGAGCCCTGGCTCTCGGTTCGCCCATCGGCTTGGCCATCCACTCGCGCTACGGCTTCGGCGCCGTGGCCTGCACGGTCACCCTACTGCCGCTGCTCGCGATGGCCGTGATCCGCAACGTGGAACGCGCCCCCACCCGGGCCGTCCGGCAGCCCGTGCCGTTCCGGCAGGTGGTGGTCAGCGTCCTGCGTCCCGGCGGCGTGCTGGCCTTGCAGGGCGCCGGCTTCGGCTCCATCGGAGCCTTCATCTCGCTCTACTTCCTGTCGCAGAACTGGTGGGGCGCCGGGCTCGCGCTCAGCGCCTTTGGCGGAGCCTTCGTCCTCGTGCGCCTGCTGTTCGGCCACCTGCCCGATCGCCTGGGCGGCTACCGCGTCGCCTGGGTTTCGCTGTTGGTGGAGACCGTCGGACAGCTCCTTCTATGGAAGGCACAGGGACCGCTCACCGCGCTCGCCGGAGCCGCCATCACGGGCCTGGGCTGCTCGCTGATGTTCCCCGCGCTGGGCACCGAGGTGGTCCGCATCGCGAAGGAAGAGAGCAGGGGCGCGGCCCTTGGCGCCTTCGCGGCCTTCCAGGACGTCTCCTACGCCATCACCGGCCCCATCATGGGCATTGTCGCGACGCATGCGGGCTATGCCTCCATCTTCCTGGGTGGAGCGGCTTTGGCCGTCGCTGGCGCGGTCCTGGCCTATCCGAGGGAGAACGTAGCGGGCGCCGCCTTGCCAGTCGCGGAGGAGATCGCCGGATGA
- a CDS encoding sigma 54-interacting transcriptional regulator, which translates to MGTGHITAEAFHQRYEALSRVSRAIHLYRDPKELLRVLAEELRTSVNFSLIGLYLYDEKTNRVYNPVLETVRGPGFAIPDDFPAEDTITWSIYRHGEAVVIASSDKETRFPRMMEVYRTYGVQSACLLPLATAHRRLGTLLFAVEEENGYAQDDVRYLSLVADHVALAVDNALRDEEQRQAETELRKQKAHLEQLFELAPEAIVLRDIENRILSVNREFSTLFGYTQDEAVGRSIIDLIVPEDRRMESERMRAGLKRGERINAELIRRRKDGTLLDVSLVAAPVSVGTEVAAIYAIYRDISERKRAEAALRRSEAYLAEGQRLSHTGSLARNVATGEVFLSQESIRMFGLDPEAARPTLEDVFQRVHSEDVDTFRNIVRAALVGKSDFEYGFRVVLADGRIRHVQVTGHPVTNAAGVVVEFVGTHMDVTEQRQSRAALEKALEGIKELRDQLYEENVALRREIDETAMFEEIIGKSEVLRSVLKQIEAIAPTDSTVLIHGETGTGKELIARAIHNLSPRRPNAFAKLNCASIPTGLMESELFGHEKGAFTGAIAQRVGRFELANHGTIFLDEVGEIPLELQPKLLRVLQEREFERLGSSRTLHTDVRLIAATNRDLAAMVEEQKFRSDLYYRLNVIPIRVPALRERPEDVPLLVRHFAELFSRRMNKPIRKIPAATMDALVRYQWPGNVRELQNIIERAVILSEGGVLRVPMSDLADDTRSRKPFKAASAQNREGNTVPGREQIVQALKESKGQVGGADGAAARLGLKRTTLIAYMKRLDITPRTVINHF; encoded by the coding sequence ATGGGAACAGGGCACATTACGGCGGAAGCGTTCCACCAGCGGTATGAAGCGCTTTCCAGGGTGTCGCGAGCCATCCACCTCTATCGCGACCCAAAGGAGTTGCTGCGCGTTCTGGCCGAGGAACTGCGCACCTCGGTCAACTTCAGCCTGATTGGGTTATACCTGTACGACGAGAAGACCAATCGGGTCTACAACCCGGTTCTCGAGACGGTACGGGGGCCCGGCTTCGCCATCCCCGATGATTTCCCCGCCGAGGACACCATCACGTGGAGCATCTACCGCCACGGCGAGGCGGTGGTCATTGCCTCCAGCGACAAGGAAACCCGCTTCCCGCGCATGATGGAGGTCTACCGGACGTACGGTGTCCAGTCCGCCTGCCTGCTGCCGCTGGCAACGGCACACCGCCGGCTCGGCACGCTCCTGTTTGCCGTGGAGGAAGAGAACGGCTATGCCCAGGACGACGTGCGCTACCTGTCACTGGTCGCCGATCACGTAGCGCTGGCGGTGGACAATGCGCTGCGGGATGAGGAGCAGCGTCAGGCCGAGACCGAGCTTCGCAAACAGAAGGCGCACCTGGAACAGCTCTTCGAACTGGCGCCGGAAGCCATTGTCCTGCGGGACATTGAGAACCGCATTCTGAGCGTGAACCGGGAGTTCTCGACCCTCTTCGGCTACACACAGGATGAGGCGGTCGGCCGTAGCATCATCGACCTGATTGTCCCGGAAGACCGCCGGATGGAATCGGAGCGGATGCGGGCCGGGCTCAAGCGGGGCGAGCGCATCAACGCGGAGCTGATCCGCCGGCGGAAGGACGGCACGCTGCTGGATGTCTCGCTGGTTGCCGCGCCCGTGTCAGTGGGCACGGAAGTCGCGGCGATCTACGCCATCTACCGCGACATCAGCGAGCGGAAACGGGCGGAGGCCGCGTTGCGCCGCAGCGAAGCCTACCTGGCGGAAGGGCAGCGGCTGAGCCACACCGGCAGTTTGGCCCGCAACGTGGCGACGGGAGAAGTCTTCCTGAGCCAGGAGAGTATCCGCATGTTCGGGCTGGATCCGGAGGCCGCCCGGCCGACTTTGGAGGACGTGTTCCAGCGCGTCCACTCCGAAGACGTGGATACCTTCCGGAATATCGTGCGTGCGGCGCTGGTGGGCAAGAGCGACTTCGAATACGGGTTCCGCGTGGTGCTGGCCGACGGGCGCATCCGCCATGTTCAGGTGACCGGCCATCCGGTAACCAATGCCGCGGGGGTCGTGGTCGAGTTCGTCGGAACCCACATGGACGTGACGGAGCAGCGCCAATCCCGGGCTGCCCTGGAGAAGGCACTGGAAGGGATCAAGGAGCTGAGGGATCAACTCTATGAGGAGAATGTGGCCCTGCGCCGGGAGATCGACGAGACCGCCATGTTCGAGGAGATCATCGGCAAGAGCGAGGTGCTCCGCAGCGTCCTGAAGCAGATTGAGGCCATCGCGCCGACAGACTCGACGGTGCTGATCCACGGCGAAACTGGAACCGGCAAGGAACTGATCGCGCGCGCCATCCACAATCTCAGCCCTCGTCGCCCCAATGCGTTCGCGAAGCTGAACTGCGCCTCGATTCCAACGGGCCTGATGGAGAGCGAGCTCTTCGGCCACGAGAAAGGCGCGTTTACCGGCGCCATCGCGCAGCGGGTAGGCCGCTTCGAACTCGCCAACCACGGCACGATCTTCCTCGACGAGGTGGGCGAGATCCCGCTCGAACTTCAGCCCAAGCTGCTAAGGGTTCTGCAGGAACGAGAGTTCGAACGGCTGGGCAGTTCGCGTACCCTCCACACCGACGTCCGGCTGATCGCAGCCACAAATCGCGATCTGGCGGCCATGGTGGAGGAACAGAAGTTCCGGTCGGACCTCTACTATCGCCTGAACGTAATCCCCATCCGCGTACCCGCCCTGAGGGAGCGCCCGGAAGACGTGCCGCTGCTGGTCCGGCATTTCGCTGAACTGTTCAGCCGCCGCATGAATAAGCCCATCCGGAAGATCCCCGCTGCAACGATGGATGCCCTGGTTCGCTACCAATGGCCCGGCAACGTGCGGGAACTGCAGAACATCATCGAACGAGCCGTGATCCTGTCGGAAGGCGGCGTCCTGCGAGTGCCGATGTCGGACCTGGCTGACGACACGCGATCCAGGAAGCCATTCAAAGCAGCCTCAGCCCAGAACCGGGAGGGCAACACTGTACCCGGCCGGGAGCAGATCGTCCAGGCGCTCAAAGAGTCCAAAGGGCAGGTGGGCGGAGCCGACGGAGCCGCCGCGCGCCTGGGGCTGAAGCGCACCACATTGATCGCTTACATGAAGCGGCTCGACATCACCCCAAGGACTGTCATCAACCACTTCTGA